TACTGGATCTTGAATGGCATCAAGTGCAAAAACGATTTCTTCATGTGTCACTTCAAGTACTTTTGCAATATCCATCGCCGTTGGTTCTTTTGAATTTTCAGCAATTAGCTTTTCTCTTACCTGTAATGCTTTATACGCAATATCTCGCAACGAACGAGAAACGCGAATTGGATTGTTATCACGCAAATATCTACGAATTTCTCCAATAATCATTGGCACAGCATATGTTGAAAATTTAACATTTTGGCTTAAGTCAAAGTTATCAATGGATTTCATAAGTCCAATGCAGCCGACTTGAAATAAATCATCAACAAATTCTCCTCTGTTGTTAAATCGCTGAATGACGCTCAGTACAAGACGTAAGTTTCCATTTACTAATTTCTCTCTTGCGCTTATCTCTCCACTTTGCATTTCTCGAAATAATTTACGCATCTCTTCATTTTTTAGTACTGGAAGTTTAGCTGTATCAACACCGCAAATTTCTACTTTGTTTCTCGTCAAAGTGTTCCCTCCTATCGGGAGTTGCTGTACAGTGTAAAGTATCTCCTTTGGAGGGAATTTTATGCATACCGTTTTTCTGTCACTTTTAATAAAAATATCATTCGTGCTTTACTCGGAAATACAACAAAACCAATCGGAATACCGATTGGTTTTGTACAATCTCCTTGATGATCTAACCTTTTAACAACGTCACTTTATACCATTTTATTAAATTCTTTTCGAAGCCTTTTTATAATTCTCTTTTCAAGTCGAGAAATATAAGACTGTGAAATCCCTAGCATATCTGCCACATCTTTTTGTGTTTTTTCTTCTCCCCCTGCAAGTCCAAAACGGAGTTCCATAATTTGTTTTTCACGATCATTCAGTTGGTGTAGTGCTTTCTTAAGAAGATGTCTGTCTACATTAGCCTCTAAATCTTTTGTAATAATATCATCATCCGTACCAAGAACATCTGATAGTAACAATTCATTCCCATCCCAATCAATATTTAATGGCTCATCAAATGACACTTCTGAACGATTTTTATTATTTCTACGTAGATGCATTAAAATTTCATTTTCTATACAACGTGATGCATAAGTCGCTAATTTTATTTTCTTTTCAGGGTTAAATGTATTCACAGCTTTAATAAGACCAATTGTTCCAATACTAATCAAATCCTCAATATTAATTCCTGTATTTTCAAATTTACGTGCTATATACACAACAAGCCGTAAGTTACGCTCAATAAGTAATGACCGTGCTGCTTGATCACCTTTTGGCAATTTATTGAGGAGTACTTCTTCTTCCTCTTTTGTTAAAGGCGGTGGCAATGCCTCACTTCCACCGATATAGTAAATTTCATCAGTCTTAATTCCAAGTTTCAGCAATACTTTATACCAAAGATATGTGAAATAAAATTTTATTTTCGTCATATTCTCCCGCCTCTCATAATTAAGCAATTGTCACTTTTGGTGATATCAACATTTTCGGATGTATAATACATTGATACTCTCCATTTGTAGATAATTGCTGTGTATTTAAGCCGATTAATACTTTATTTACGACCATATTGCTTCCTTCATGATAAATTTGAACAACATCTGGCTTAATTGCCCATAAAAATTGATGATCAACTCCTACTGCTCGAAAAGGAATTAAACGTAGTCTCGTTGCCCAACCTGAATCATTTTCTGGTATTTGTGGAATCTCTGTTTTGGAATAAATTTGTTCTATTAACCATGTTGGTAAACAATGCTCTAATGATGAAATATGCATAATCATTACCGGTGTCTTTGTTATAGGGTCATGAAGCTGATTTCCACTATCAATCAAGCCATCTAGTTTAATTTCATTTTCAACTAATCTAATATTCACTTGTACAATTTGGTCATAATGAATCTTAGTCACTTCCACATTTTCAATACGTTTTTTTGAAAAGTAATAAATAATCGGAAATCCCAAAATCACAAACATCCAACTTACTGGATCACCATAAGACATTGCTTTCGCCTGAACTAATCCATCTACCATGTCATTCGTTTGTAGGAAAAAATGAGTTCCAATTAATCCTCCTCCTACCATAAATGTTACAAAATAAAAGGTAAAAACAGTCTGTGTATAATCTCTAAAAGTAGAAAATCCAAATGCTGTATACACAATAAGTAACGAATACAATAATTTCATAATTGGGTGTGTCATCATAGAAGCAAAAGGAGTAAAGGCAAAAATAACAATTGTAGAACCAATAAATGTCCCTAGCACAAGCCTCCATCTTTTGATCTTCTTTTTCAACACAGTTGCTGTTAATAAAAGCAAAAGAAAATCAATGCAGGCGTTTAACAACCAAACAACGTCGGCGTAAACAACCAAACAATTCACCTCTTTTTTTAAGTTGAGACTAGTATAAAGCATATCCAATAGGAAAGTGTGTCAATTTGCGGAGGGGTTTTTTTGTTATTTTGCGGTTTCTAGACATAATCTGTCGTGAGGTATATATTGTGAGCTTTCTAATAATAAATTCTTCGGTTCCCTTCATCTATTTTTCTTACTTTCTATAATTTAGATGATGGTCTTACTATATAAATACAAATTGAAAAAAACGACATAAAACCTTTCTTTTTAAGTGAAAGAGTGCATCCGGCCATGCATAGAAGCGGTCAGATTAATCCTTTTCCTGCCATATGCAAGTTAAAACAAAGAGCGAAACGAGTGCTGGTCACCTTTTGTTCTTCGTAACAGCGACTTATACGTTGAAAAATCAAAAAAAATTTATATATTTATGAATAGCGAGATAAGTTTTTTTATTTTAAAATATTTAAGGTTGTGTAATAAAAAAGAAAGGAGCCCTGAGGCTCCTTTCTTTTTATCGTCTACGACGGTTACGTAAAAATGCTGGAATATCGATATCATCTGAATCTGTATTACGATCATGTACAATAGACTCTTCACGTTTCACTTCGCGTTTTACTTCACGTTGTTTTTGTGGCTGTGCTGTTGGTTGTTGCTGTTGTGCGTGATTTGTAGTCGCCGTTGAACGTACAAATGTTTTTGGCGGCTGAACTGTAACACTATCATCAAAACCAGTTGCAATTACAGTAACAACAATTTCATCTTTTAAACTCTCATTAATTACAGAACCGAAAATCATATTCACTTCTGGATCTGAAGCTGAAGCAACGATATCTGCCGCTTCTTGCACTTCATATAAACTTAAGTTTGTGCCCCCAGTAATATTCATAAGAACACCTTGTGCACCATCGATAGATGTTTCTAATAACGGACTAGAAATTGCACGTTTTGCTGCTTCTGCTGCACGGTTTTCACCAGTTCCAACACCAATACCCATTAATGCAGAACCTTTATTAGACATAATTGTTTTTACGTCTGCAAAGTCTAAGTTAATAAGACCAGGTGTAGCAATTAAATCGGAAATACCTTGTACACCTTGTCGTAATACGTTATCCGCTTCGCGGAACGCTTCAAGCATTGGTGTATTTTTATCTACAATTTC
This sequence is a window from Bacillus pseudomycoides DSM 12442. Protein-coding genes within it:
- the sigG gene encoding RNA polymerase sporulation sigma factor SigG; the protein is MTRNKVEICGVDTAKLPVLKNEEMRKLFREMQSGEISAREKLVNGNLRLVLSVIQRFNNRGEFVDDLFQVGCIGLMKSIDNFDLSQNVKFSTYAVPMIIGEIRRYLRDNNPIRVSRSLRDIAYKALQVREKLIAENSKEPTAMDIAKVLEVTHEEIVFALDAIQDPVSLFEPIYNDGGDPIFVMDQLSDDKQRDEQWVEELALKEGMKRLNDREKMIIRKRFFQGKTQMEVAEEIGISQAQVSRLEKSAIKQMNKTIQG
- the sigE gene encoding RNA polymerase sporulation sigma factor SigE, translating into MTKIKFYFTYLWYKVLLKLGIKTDEIYYIGGSEALPPPLTKEEEEVLLNKLPKGDQAARSLLIERNLRLVVYIARKFENTGINIEDLISIGTIGLIKAVNTFNPEKKIKLATYASRCIENEILMHLRRNNKNRSEVSFDEPLNIDWDGNELLLSDVLGTDDDIITKDLEANVDRHLLKKALHQLNDREKQIMELRFGLAGGEEKTQKDVADMLGISQSYISRLEKRIIKRLRKEFNKMV
- the spoIIGA gene encoding sigma-E processing peptidase SpoIIGA, yielding MVVYADVVWLLNACIDFLLLLLTATVLKKKIKRWRLVLGTFIGSTIVIFAFTPFASMMTHPIMKLLYSLLIVYTAFGFSTFRDYTQTVFTFYFVTFMVGGGLIGTHFFLQTNDMVDGLVQAKAMSYGDPVSWMFVILGFPIIYYFSKKRIENVEVTKIHYDQIVQVNIRLVENEIKLDGLIDSGNQLHDPITKTPVMIMHISSLEHCLPTWLIEQIYSKTEIPQIPENDSGWATRLRLIPFRAVGVDHQFLWAIKPDVVQIYHEGSNMVVNKVLIGLNTQQLSTNGEYQCIIHPKMLISPKVTIA
- the ftsZ gene encoding cell division protein FtsZ; this translates as MLEFDTTQDQLASIKVIGVGGGGNNAVNRMIEHGVQGVDFIAVNTDAQALNLSKAETKMQIGGKLTRGLGAGANPEVGKKAAEESKEQIQEALRGADMVFVTAGMGGGTGTGAAPVIAQIAKELGALTVGVVTRPFTFEGRKRATQAISGITAFKDNVDTIIVIPNDRILEIVDKNTPMLEAFREADNVLRQGVQGISDLIATPGLINLDFADVKTIMSNKGSALMGIGVGTGENRAAEAAKRAISSPLLETSIDGAQGVLMNITGGTNLSLYEVQEAADIVASASDPEVNMIFGSVINESLKDEIVVTVIATGFDDSVTVQPPKTFVRSTATTNHAQQQQPTAQPQKQREVKREVKREESIVHDRNTDSDDIDIPAFLRNRRRR